A window of Phenylobacterium sp. NIBR 498073 genomic DNA:
ATATCGATCACTCGGGGCTGCTCCCCAAGCTGATGAAGGCCGGCTTCGAGGGGCCGATCTATGCGACGGCGGGGACCCGCGATCTCTGCGCCGTGATGTTGCCGGACGCCGGGAGCATCCAGGAGAGTGAGGTGCGGCATCTCAATCGCCGCAACCAGCGACGCGGCCGACCGGCGGTCGAGCCGATCTATACCGAGCGCGACGCGGTCAAGACGCTTGAACTCTTCGAGCGAGTAAAGCTGAGCGAGGAGACCCCGATCCTGCCCGGGGTCAGCGCGACCTACTGGGAGGCGGGACACATATTGGGTTCAGCTTCCATCGAACTGAAGGTCGAAACCGCTGATGGACCGATATCGCTGCTGTTCTCCGGAGACCTTGGCCCGGGCGGACGCGACTATTCCCCAGATCCGGAAGGCCCCAGCGGGGTGGATCATCTGATCGTGGAATCCACCTACGGTGACCGCCGCCGGCCAATGATCGATCCTGCCGAGCGGCGTCGCATCCTGGCCCAAGAACTTGCGGCGGCTCATGCCGCCGGCGGCCCACTGTTGATCCCGGCATTTGCCGTCGAGCGATCACAGGAACTCCTCGCCGATATCCTGACGATCATGAAGGAGGGCCGGGCGCCCGAGGCGGACATCTTCCTGGACTCGCCGTTGGCGATCGAAGCGACCGAGGTGTTTCGCCATCGCGGCTGGAACCGCTCAACCGGGGTCAACCCGTTCGAAGGCCTTTATGCGCGCGACAGGCTCAAGTTTCTTCGCGCGCCTGATGAAAGCGACGGCCTCGATCGGCTGTCAGGCTGGCATATCATTCTCGCCGCGAGCGGCATGTGCGACGCTGGCCGGGTGCGCAAGCATCTCAAGCGTCTCTTGTGGCGTAAGCAGGCGACGGTGCTTCTTGCCGGATACCAGGCTGTCGGCACTCTTGGGAGATTTCTGCAGGAGGGCGCTGCGCGGGTGCGCATCGAGGGCGATGATGTTCGAGTCCAGGCCCGTATCCGGTCGCTCGACATCTATTCAGCGCACGCCGACGCTGATGGTCTGGTTGGTTGGGTGAAAGCCCGTGGCCCTGTGAAAGGCACGGTTTTTCTGGCTCATGGCGAGCCCGACGCCCTGCATGGCCTGAGGTCGCGTTTGACTGCGGCGGGTCTTGTTCCGCAATCCCTTGTCATCCCCGACCTGGACGAGAGCTTCGTCTTGCAGGGAGGGGCTGTGAGCAGCGAGGGCGGGCAACAGCCGCGCTTGCCGGCGACGGCTGTCGCCGCGCTGGATTGGCACAATGAACGTGCGGCGCTCCTTTTGGAGTTCGACGCCTTGCTCGAAGGGGCGCGTTCCGACGCCGCAAGGGCTGCGCTGATCGATCACATGCGCGCGGCGCTCGTTGAAATCCAGGACAGGCGTAGGCGGGGCGCTTCTCTTCCTGCCACGTGACGGGGAGAGCCTTGTCGCAGGTTCACAAGCTGCTGTTTCTGATCGCCTCCAAGGGGCGGTGGAGACTTGTGCTGCCGGCGTCAGATGGCCGGTATGCAACCTGTGTGCGTGCGGGCCCCGAGATGGCGGCCCAGCAGCTGGCGCGAAAGGCTCGGCACATCCTGGCCGAGCACCATCTAGAAGGGCTTGTCATCGTCGCACCTGAAGATGAACTCGACACGCTGCGGGGCGAGCTTGAAGCGCTTTTGGTTCTCGTCGGCGTCCTTGCCGAGGATCTCTATGACATGTCGGACGATGAGCTGGGACACGTCCTGGACAAGGCGATTCACGCCCCCTGGCCCGAGAGATGAGCCCAGGGGCTAGGCCAGACCAGTGACTTGACCGAAGTCAAAACCCGTCGGGCCGCGCCATCTATCGTGACAGTCGGAGATGACCGAACCCTTCGGCTGACCTGACGAGATGGCGATGATGGATCAACCAACTTCGTGCGACGATTGCCGGCTGTGGCGAGAAGCCGATCACCGTATCGCCAATCACCTGGCCATGCTGGCCGCCTTCGTGCGGCTCAAGGAACTGGAGATCGACCGCGAAAGGGTCACGCCCGAAGCAGTGCACCTGCTTTTGGAGACCATCAGGACCCAGACCGACGCGGTCGCCAGCTTACACCGAATGCTGAGCGCTCAGGGCGCCGACGCCGCCGCAGACCTTGCCCGCCACTTGCAGGCGACCTGCACGCCGCTCGCCGCCCTGCTGGCCGGCCGCGTAGAGATCGGGGTCGAGTGCTCACCCGATTGTCTTGTGACCCCCGACAAGGTGCTTCCCGTCACTCAGATCGTGTCCGAGGCCGTCACCAACGCCGTCAAGTATGCCTATCAAGATGGTTGCGAAGGGAAGATCCACGTGCGCGGACGCAAGGACGGGGCGTCGGTGGTCGTCGAGATCGCTGATGAGGGGCCGGGCTTGAAGAGCGGGCTGGACCCGCGCTTCGGCGGCGGGCTCGGCCTGAGATTGATGCGCGCGCTCAGCAAGCAGCTTGGCGGCGAACTGGAGTTCGTTTCGAAGAGTTCTGGGCTGGTCGTACGGGTGACGTTCCCAGCGGGGCTGAACAGCAACGGTGCGCAGGCGCCGCGCCGCTAGTTGAAAGTTGGCGGCGGGAAAGGGGCCGTCCGTGACGGCCTCCTTTGCCGCTTTGTGCTATCCGACCCTCAGGTGATCGACGACCATCTGAACGCCCGGCGCTGACCAGGCCCACATCGGCTTCGCGCCGGAGAGCCGATTGAATCGCCTTGGGGCCGCCGACGACCCGGCGTCTCCGCCTGATCGCTGGCGGCCCGCGCATCGACCCTGTTGAGGCGGCTATTTCAGCGGCTTTCTTCAAGTTCGAAGGTGACTTTGGCGTTGATCCGGTAGCTAACGATCTGGTCGTCGGCGACCTGCGCCTCGAAGTTCTTGATATAAATCGAGCGGACATTGCGCAGCGTCCGACTGGCCTCCTCAACGGCGGAACGAGCGGCAGCTTCCCAGCTGGTCTCGGACTCTGCGAGGACCTCAATGACTTTCAGCATCGCGATATCTCCAGCCACAGGGATCGTGGCGCTCTCATTCTGGGGCAGGCCCCAGGGCGGGAGTTGATGCAGGTCAAGCGGCGGTCAGGCGCGTTCAGGCCGCCGTATGAGCGTGTCAGCGCGGTGGGAGCCTGGCGGTGGGAACGTCGCCAATCCATTGCTCCAGACGCTCGACTGGTGTCTTGGTAAGGTCCTTGCCGAGTGTTCCGGCTAGAGAGGCCTTGTCGCGAAGTCGAGCTTCGAGCGGGCCGATCAACCGGGCCGGCGCGGCTATGAAAATGCCGGAAAATCGCTCGCGACGGCAGGTCGCGGCGGCGTGCTCGGCGACCCGATCAAGGAAGCTCTCCTTGGCCGCGCGGACCGCGTTGTCGCCTTCAATCGCCGAACGTCGAGGGGTTGTGCTTGATTGCGTCCGCGGAAGCGTTCGCGAGCGAACCTTCTCGCGCACCGCATCGAGATCCTTGAGCGCTCTCAACTCGTCGAAGGCCTCAAAGTGACCGGTGGCTTGGGACTTCCTGACGAAGCGTGCGCGACCGCCGTCGGTCAGGACGAACAATAGCTGCGATGGGGTTCTCATGTGTAACTCTCCTGCCGCCGGGCGGCTGGATCATGGCTGCAGGACTGGGCGGAGCCCTTTCGGAAGCATCCTGGCCAATTTGCTGACCTCGCCCGGGTCCAACTGTTGTCGTAGGACTGCGAAGACGGCCTGCGCCACATCCTGTCCGGCGCGTGGGAAGCCTTCAGGAAGCCGGGTTTCGACCTCATCGGCGAAGTCCGCGGCGTCGTGGATGTCGAGCGGGGATTCTGGCTCCCACCCTTCCAGGAAGAAGCCGCGGATGAGCATGGGCAGCTGGGCCGACAGTCCCAGCACGGCCTCATGCGGAAGCCTGTCGCGCAGCACATGCAGCACCGTCCGCAGGGCTTGATAGGCGTCCTGCTTCCCGCAAGGGGGTAAGCCCGCCTCAATCTGGTTCAGCCACGCATTGGTTTCCTGCACGGTGGTGTCGAACACGGCAAGTCCGGTGGTCATCGACGTCTCTCCCGGCTCAACCTCAGAGGAACGGCCTATGCGGTCGGCCGGATCTCGATCGTCCGCGGCTTGGCCTGATCGCTCCGCGGCGCCTTGAGTGTCAGCACCCCGTCGCGCATGGACGCCTCGATCTTGTCGGCCGAGACGCTGCTCGGGAGCGCGATGCTGCGGGTAAAGGCGCCATAGCTGCGCTCGCTAACCCGATAGTCGGCCTGGTTGGTTTCCTTCTCAGTCTTCTTCTCGCCGCTGATCGTAAGGATGTCGTCCTCGACCGCGATTTTCACATCTTTCCTGTCGATCCCCGGAAGCTCGACGGTGATCTCCAGCCCCTGATCGGTGTCTCGGACATCCATCCGCGGACCGTCTCCCCAACCCTCGCCGAGCCTTTCGAAAAGGCGATCAAACTCACGCTGGATGGGCGCAAGGACGCTGATTGCGGAACGATGGTTCGTGGCCGGCGGGGTCTTGGCTGGTGTTTGAGCGGTCATCTGCGTCTCCTTTGGCTTCAGCCAACTCGGGAAGCCAGCACATCACGGGGCCAGCGCCGCGGAGTTGACGCCGATCAATCGTCGACTTGCGCCGGCCTTTGCCGAGGGATTGAGCAGGCTCAAACTTGGTCGCCCCGCCATGGATAGGGTTCCCGAAAAGGAGCGTGGCATGAGCGAAAAACTGACGGATGACGTGCTCGAACTGCTGGAAGGGCGCCATGACATGACGCTCGCGAGCCTGCTGCCGGACGGCGGGCCGCACGCCGTGGTGGTCAGCTACGCCTCACGCGGCCTTTCACTCTACTTCGGCTGCGATCCATCATCTCAGAAGGCGGCGAACATTGCGCGAGATCCGCGCGTCGCCATTACGATCACCTCGCCCTACTCGGATTGGTCTCAGATCCGCGGCCTGGCCATCTCCGGGCACGCAAGGCGCCTCAATGGCGAAGCCGCGGAGAGAGCCGCTGAGTGTTTCATGAAGAAGTTTGATGAGATCGCCCAGTACATCACGACCGGAGCCGAAATCGCGCTGTTCGAGATCGTGATCCAGCGCGTGAGCCTGCTCGACTACCGACGCGGGTTTGGCCACGTCGCCCGCGGTCGCGCTTCGTCTCGTCAGGACGGAGGACTGACCTGGGACGATGCCGCTGCGTCCGCCTAGCGGGGCATGTCCGCCTTGCTACGGGCGTTCAGGCCGTTCCACGCCAAAGCGAAGAGAGCGCCAGCGATAAATCCAAGCAGCGCCGTCACGCCCACCAGGGCGCCGGCGGTGGCCCAGTCAAAGCGCGCGACCCGGAGCGGCAGGTCGATGAAGTGTAGTTTCAAGATGTAGTCTAGAAAACTCTGGCCTATGCCGAGCATGACCAGAAGCGCCCAAAGTGCGTGCCAGCTTCCGACAGCGGCTCCTACCGCCAACCCAGTCTTCGTGACGCTGAGAAAAGGCATGATGAAGCTCCTTCGGCCTATCGTCGTCATGGCGCGACCCGAGCAACCTTGACCGCGATCAATCGGTTCGTTGCGCGGACCTTTGCGTAAGACCAAGGCTCCGCTGCGCGATAGCTTGGAGCGGGATGTAGCCAGCGAGGCTGCTGCTCAAGATCGCCTGGTCAGTTCGCCACAGGTTCCAGGCGCCAGTCCTCGATCACCCGCATCAATCGGCGGGCGCCCGGCGGCTTCGTGTAGTCGACTAGGGATATGATCTCCGGCCTGGCTTCCATGATGGCGACAAGCGGCGAGCTTGGATGGGGTGTGAAGGCCGCAGATTTGGATCGCGCCTGCATGGCGCGGTTCAGTTGCTTGATCCGTTCGCCGTCCCGAACTTCCATCGCTCGAGCCGCAATTGACAGGCCGCGCGGGCTTTGAATCCCGCCAAGCGCGATGGAAACGCGGGGATCACGGTCGATATTCGCGAACTTTTGACTGTCGCGCGAGACTACGAAGTACAGCGCGTGATCAAGCCGGAGATAGTTGACCTGCGTTACATGCGGCCAGCCGTCGCTCCGGACCGTTCCGATCGACATGATCCGGTTCTCGTCCAGGATTTCGAGGCACATGGCTCGAGGGTCGAGGCCGCCGACGGTGTCAGGCGCGATGGACGGGATATGTCTTGAAGGCGTCATCGGAAGCCTCGCTGGGTTCCATCACTACGACCGTTGAACCACCAACGAGGCGCATTGGTTCTTGGGTCGCGCCTCATTGGCAGGTCGGCGCTCAGCTCTTGGAGGGCGGGGGCGGGCGGAGCGACGCCTCGGCCGCCTCAAGCGCCTTCTTGGCCTCGGCGGCGGCCTGCTTCGCCTGAACTCGGGCCGCTTCCAGAGCCGCCTTGGCGGCTGTCCGATCATTGGCGATCACGGTGGCGAGTGCATCGCCCGCCTGCTTGGCTGCCGATTTCGCCGATTGCGACGAGCGCTCAAACGCCTTGCGGTTCTCAGACGAGGCCTCCTTGAAGGCTGCGCGGCCGTCGTTGGCGGCGGCTTCCGCCGCGGCGGCGGCCTTCTGCGCGGCGTCGCGCGAGGCCGTCGCCGCCTCCTTGCTCATCTGCTCGGCCGCCTTTTCCGCCTTCTCGACCGCCGCGTTCGCGGCGTTCAGCGACGCCTGCGCGCTATCACGGGCCCGCTTCAGAGCTGCCTCGGCCTTTGCATCCAGGCTTTGGACCTCGGCCTGTGCGGCTACCGCGGGTTTGGGGGCTTC
This region includes:
- a CDS encoding pyridoxamine 5'-phosphate oxidase family protein; translation: MCLEILDENRIMSIGTVRSDGWPHVTQVNYLRLDHALYFVVSRDSQKFANIDRDPRVSIALGGIQSPRGLSIAARAMEVRDGERIKQLNRAMQARSKSAAFTPHPSSPLVAIMEARPEIISLVDYTKPPGARRLMRVIEDWRLEPVAN
- a CDS encoding Hsp20/alpha crystallin family protein translates to MTAQTPAKTPPATNHRSAISVLAPIQREFDRLFERLGEGWGDGPRMDVRDTDQGLEITVELPGIDRKDVKIAVEDDILTISGEKKTEKETNQADYRVSERSYGAFTRSIALPSSVSADKIEASMRDGVLTLKAPRSDQAKPRTIEIRPTA
- a CDS encoding sensor histidine kinase, translating into MMDQPTSCDDCRLWREADHRIANHLAMLAAFVRLKELEIDRERVTPEAVHLLLETIRTQTDAVASLHRMLSAQGADAAADLARHLQATCTPLAALLAGRVEIGVECSPDCLVTPDKVLPVTQIVSEAVTNAVKYAYQDGCEGKIHVRGRKDGASVVVEIADEGPGLKSGLDPRFGGGLGLRLMRALSKQLGGELEFVSKSSGLVVRVTFPAGLNSNGAQAPRR
- a CDS encoding host attachment protein, giving the protein MRTPSQLLFVLTDGGRARFVRKSQATGHFEAFDELRALKDLDAVREKVRSRTLPRTQSSTTPRRSAIEGDNAVRAAKESFLDRVAEHAAATCRRERFSGIFIAAPARLIGPLEARLRDKASLAGTLGKDLTKTPVERLEQWIGDVPTARLPPR
- a CDS encoding MBL fold metallo-hydrolase; translated protein: MNTDAPGSQAIKLTFHGAAGCVTGFCALIETGAARLLIDCGMFQGSKTLKALNYDAFPFDAATIDAVLLTHAHIDHSGLLPKLMKAGFEGPIYATAGTRDLCAVMLPDAGSIQESEVRHLNRRNQRRGRPAVEPIYTERDAVKTLELFERVKLSEETPILPGVSATYWEAGHILGSASIELKVETADGPISLLFSGDLGPGGRDYSPDPEGPSGVDHLIVESTYGDRRRPMIDPAERRRILAQELAAAHAAGGPLLIPAFAVERSQELLADILTIMKEGRAPEADIFLDSPLAIEATEVFRHRGWNRSTGVNPFEGLYARDRLKFLRAPDESDGLDRLSGWHIILAASGMCDAGRVRKHLKRLLWRKQATVLLAGYQAVGTLGRFLQEGAARVRIEGDDVRVQARIRSLDIYSAHADADGLVGWVKARGPVKGTVFLAHGEPDALHGLRSRLTAAGLVPQSLVIPDLDESFVLQGGAVSSEGGQQPRLPATAVAALDWHNERAALLLEFDALLEGARSDAARAALIDHMRAALVEIQDRRRRGASLPAT
- a CDS encoding pyridoxamine 5'-phosphate oxidase family protein, which encodes MSEKLTDDVLELLEGRHDMTLASLLPDGGPHAVVVSYASRGLSLYFGCDPSSQKAANIARDPRVAITITSPYSDWSQIRGLAISGHARRLNGEAAERAAECFMKKFDEIAQYITTGAEIALFEIVIQRVSLLDYRRGFGHVARGRASSRQDGGLTWDDAAASA
- a CDS encoding dodecin family protein, which produces MLKVIEVLAESETSWEAAARSAVEEASRTLRNVRSIYIKNFEAQVADDQIVSYRINAKVTFELEESR
- a CDS encoding DUF2267 domain-containing protein codes for the protein MTTGLAVFDTTVQETNAWLNQIEAGLPPCGKQDAYQALRTVLHVLRDRLPHEAVLGLSAQLPMLIRGFFLEGWEPESPLDIHDAADFADEVETRLPEGFPRAGQDVAQAVFAVLRQQLDPGEVSKLARMLPKGLRPVLQP